The region CCATCCGCGTGGAAGACGTGCCCACGGTCGGAGACCTGAAGCTGAGCGGCGCCGACATCGAGGGGATCGTGAACCGCGCGCGCCGGCTCATGCTCATGGAGAAGACCGAGACGGTCACCGCGGCGCAGCTCAGGCGCGTGATCGACGACTTCATCCCCTCCGCCGAGGACGCCGAGAAGCGCATGCAGGAGCTCGGCGCGGTGCTGGAGTGCACCGAGCTGCCCATGCTCCCCGAGCGCTATCAGACCCAGGTCCGCACCGCCGCGGGCAAGGCCACCCTCCTCCGGCAATTCGAGGAGCTGCGGCTGCAGGTCGAGGGGCGCTGAGCCGCCGGGGCGGCCTCTCCCCGGCGCGGCCGCATGGTATGATGCGCCGCATGATCCACACCGCCATCCGAACCACCGATCCCGAGCTCTGGCAGCTCATTCGCGCGGAAGAGCAGCGCCAGGCGCGCAAGATCCGCCTCATCCCGTCGGAGAACTACGCCTCGAGCGCCGTGCTCGAGGCCACGGGCACCGTCCTCACCAACGACTACTCCGAGGGCTATCCCGGTCGCCGCTACTACGAGGGGCAGCAGTTCGTGGACGAGATCGAAGAGCTCGCGCGAGAGCGCGCCAAGTCCCTCTTCGGCGCCGAGGCGGCGAACGTCCAGCCCTACTCGGGCTCGCCCGCCAACCTGGCCGTCTACTTCGCCTTCTGTCGGCCGGGTGACACGGTGATGGGGCTGTCGCTCCCGCACGGCGGGCACTTGACCCACGGCTGGAACGTGAGCATCACGGGCTCGTACTTCAAGTCGGTGCAGTACACCGTTCGCCCGGACACGCAGCTCATCGACTACGAGCAGGTGCGCAGCCTGGCCAAGGAGCACCGCCCGAAGATGCTCTGGGCGGGAGCCACGGCCTATCCGCGGATCATCGACTTCGCGGCCTTTGCCGAGATCGCGCGCGAGGTCGACGCCCTCTTCGTGGCGGACATCTCGCACATCGCGGGCCTCGTGGCCGGCGGCGTGCATCCGAGTCCGGTGCCGCACGCCGAGGTGGTGACCACGACCACGCACAAGACCCTGCGCGGCCCGCGCGGCGGCATGATCCTCTCGAGGAAGACGCACGCCAAGGCGATCAACTCGGCCGTCTTCCCCGGGCTGCAGGGCGGGCCCCACAACCACACCACGGCGGCGATCGCCGTGGCGCTCAAGGAGGCCTCGACCCCCGACTTCGCCAGCTACGCCCGGCAGATCGTAGAGAACGCCAAGGCGCTCGCCGCGAGCCTCCTCTCCCGTGGCTTCGTCCTGGTGAGCGGCGGCACCGACAACCACCTGATCCTCATCGACCTCACGAATAAGGGGATCCCGGGGAAGGTGGCGGCGCAGGCGCTCGATCGAGCGGGCCTGGTGGCGAACTACAACACGGTCCCCTTCGACCCGCGCAAGCCGTTCGATCCGAGCGGGCTCCGCCTCGGCACGCCCTCGGTCACGTCGCGCGGGATGAAGGCCCCGGAGATGGAGCTCATCGCGGGCTGGATGGAGAAGATCACCGCCAACCCGGCAGACGAGGCGCTGCAGGCCCGCACCGCGGAAGAGGTCGCCGAGCTGTGCGCGCGCTTCCCGGCGCCCGGCGTCCCCCTCGACGCGGAGTAGGTCTGCCTACGGACGCTCCTCCACGACGGGAGCCGCGTCGCCGCGATGGCACGGGCCCGCGTGCTGGTAGCGGTGACCTCGCAGCCACTGCCAGGCTGAAGCCAGCCTCCAGGTCAGGTAGGCCTTGTTGAAGATGAAGCCCTCCGTCGGGTCGAAGATGGGGTTCTTCACCCCGCCGAGCTGCGAGAGCAGCAGCACGTGCTCGACCACGCTCACAGGACAGCCCTGTAGCCGGAGGTACGTCGCGTCCCTCCCGTGGAAGACCTCCCGCATCATCTTCACCAGCTTGCCGTAGACGTCCGGATGCTTCGCGTGATGCGGATCCTTGGTCCCGCGTGGCTGGTACGTGCTCTCGATGTTGACGTCCTGGCCGGCGAGCTGCCCCTTCCAGATCGCGCAGTCGCCGATGAAGACCACCTTCTCGCCGGGCTTCGCGTCGATGGGGCCGTCGTAGGCCCCAAAGACCACGTGGAGCCGCGCCATCTTCTCGTCGCACTGCTCGTCGAAGCGGCGCAGGATCTCGATCGCCTCCTCGATGGACCCGGGGCAGCCGCCCCAGCAGTAGTCCGTGCGTTCCATCTCGGGCGGCGGGCCCGCGTAGGCCGTGATGCGGCTCCCCTCGAAGTACTTCTCCACTCGGACGAGCCCCACCTCGAAGCCCTGCGCGCGCCGCCTCGCCTCTTCCAGGGTCACGTCGCCGGAGAGCGCGATCTGCGATAGGTCGGCGCAGCCGAAGCCACGCTCCTCGGCGAGCCGGATGTGGTCCACCGCACGAGCCTCGAGCCCCACGATCGCGCAGCAGACCGTGTCGAAGGCGACCTGGTTGTTCCCCATGATGATGAGGTTCAGACGCCGGGGCTTGGGCGTGAGCATCCGCCCCTCGCCGGCGATGATCGCGTCCACCACCAGGAACTGCGGCTGGATGATGTACTGGAGGTCAGCGATCTTCTCGTTCAGCCGGTGGTCGTGGTCGATGAGGCGATGCCGGTCGTCTTGGATCCCGATGTAGTTCTTGATGCCGAAGGTGACCGTCGTCCACGGATGGGCCTTGAACTTCGGCACGTTGACGAAGAAGTCCGCCTTGGCGATCGGCTCGGGCGTGTACACGTAGTCTCTCAGGCGGTTCGCGTGCGTGTAGCGCACCTCCACCTGTGGGACCTCCTCGAAGAGGTAGCGCTTCACGTCGGGCAGCTTGGTCAGCATCTCGTCCATCCCCGACTCCGCGAAGGCCATGCGGGTCGGGATGGTGATGCCGCAGCGCTCGCCCACCGCGAGCTCCTCCATCTTGCCGTCGTTCACGTCCTGGAGCGCGCGCAGGACCCCCTCGACGACCTCGGCCCGCGTGTGCGCGTGGGGGAAGTGCTTCCCCGCGGCCACCAGGTTGGGCTTGACCAGGGTGCGCCCGAAGGGGGCGAGTCCCAGCTCCTGAAGCCCCTCCCGCACCAGCTCGCGGATGCGCTGGGGGTCGTACTCGTCACAATGGCGGATGATGACCTTGGGCTGCGTTTCAGGCTTCATAAGGGCGAAGTGTAATTGACGCCCCGCGTCCTGACAACCGGAGCGGGCTCGGGCGGGGGCTGGCGCGCGCTAGGGCTGGGCCTCGGCCACGAGGTCGGCCAGAAACCGTCGACGATTGCCGTCGAGCCGCGTGAACCGCACGGCGAAGTGCGCCGCGGCGCCCCGCCCCCCGTGCCGGACGACCTGGCCCTGCACGTCCACCACCTCGCGCTCGTTCTCGACGAGCAGCCGAAGCTGTACAGCCCGCCCGACCTCCGGCGGCTCCACCGCCAGGAGCTCCACTTCCTGCACGTTCAGCTGCTCGGCCAGATAGAAGGTCGGCGCTCCGTCTCCGCTCGGGTCCGTGACCCAGGCGCCATAGGGGACTCGCAAGGTCTTGCCGGTCGACATGGTCACCTCCGCTCGCGAACAGGTTTGCCTGCTGCGGTCCATCAGATCGCAGCGTGGCCGCGCGGGCAACTTTTCGAGGCTCTCGGGTCAATCGCAGCGAAGGGCCGAGGAGCCCCGGATCGCGAGAAGCTACGCGAAGACCAAAGGCTCAGGGCGCAGCGTCGTCGAACCAGGTGCAGCGCTCGGCGTCGAAGGCGTGCTTCGCCACGCCGTGCTTGGCCGTAAGCCGGGCCCGGAAGCCGATCACCCATCGGGGCCCGCGATGCCCCGGGATGCGCGCGGTCATCCCCAGCGCCGCCTGGGCGATGGACGGAAGGCGCACGAGCGTCTCGGGCGTCATCGGATCGATCCGGACCACGAGGTCCGGGTCCACCACGGTCACCTGCGCCTTGGCGGCCATCTGGGTCACCGCCTGCCGGACGTCGGCGGGGCGAATCACCTTGTTCATCCGCATGAGGGCCTGTCGCAGGTCCGTGGCCTCCACCGAGAAGCGCGCTTCCCGTTCGTGGAGCTCGTACCGGCAATAGCCGTAGTAGCCGCCATACGCTCCCACCCCGAGGAGC is a window of Deltaproteobacteria bacterium DNA encoding:
- a CDS encoding serine hydroxymethyltransferase — translated: MMRRMIHTAIRTTDPELWQLIRAEEQRQARKIRLIPSENYASSAVLEATGTVLTNDYSEGYPGRRYYEGQQFVDEIEELARERAKSLFGAEAANVQPYSGSPANLAVYFAFCRPGDTVMGLSLPHGGHLTHGWNVSITGSYFKSVQYTVRPDTQLIDYEQVRSLAKEHRPKMLWAGATAYPRIIDFAAFAEIAREVDALFVADISHIAGLVAGGVHPSPVPHAEVVTTTTHKTLRGPRGGMILSRKTHAKAINSAVFPGLQGGPHNHTTAAIAVALKEASTPDFASYARQIVENAKALAASLLSRGFVLVSGGTDNHLILIDLTNKGIPGKVAAQALDRAGLVANYNTVPFDPRKPFDPSGLRLGTPSVTSRGMKAPEMELIAGWMEKITANPADEALQARTAEEVAELCARFPAPGVPLDAE
- a CDS encoding DUF362 domain-containing protein, encoding MKPETQPKVIIRHCDEYDPQRIRELVREGLQELGLAPFGRTLVKPNLVAAGKHFPHAHTRAEVVEGVLRALQDVNDGKMEELAVGERCGITIPTRMAFAESGMDEMLTKLPDVKRYLFEEVPQVEVRYTHANRLRDYVYTPEPIAKADFFVNVPKFKAHPWTTVTFGIKNYIGIQDDRHRLIDHDHRLNEKIADLQYIIQPQFLVVDAIIAGEGRMLTPKPRRLNLIIMGNNQVAFDTVCCAIVGLEARAVDHIRLAEERGFGCADLSQIALSGDVTLEEARRRAQGFEVGLVRVEKYFEGSRITAYAGPPPEMERTDYCWGGCPGSIEEAIEILRRFDEQCDEKMARLHVVFGAYDGPIDAKPGEKVVFIGDCAIWKGQLAGQDVNIESTYQPRGTKDPHHAKHPDVYGKLVKMMREVFHGRDATYLRLQGCPVSVVEHVLLLSQLGGVKNPIFDPTEGFIFNKAYLTWRLASAWQWLRGHRYQHAGPCHRGDAAPVVEERP
- a CDS encoding PilZ domain-containing protein; this translates as MSTGKTLRVPYGAWVTDPSGDGAPTFYLAEQLNVQEVELLAVEPPEVGRAVQLRLLVENEREVVDVQGQVVRHGGRGAAAHFAVRFTRLDGNRRRFLADLVAEAQP